One stretch of Enoplosus armatus isolate fEnoArm2 chromosome 1, fEnoArm2.hap1, whole genome shotgun sequence DNA includes these proteins:
- the tars3 gene encoding threonine--tRNA ligase 1, cytoplasmic isoform X2 produces the protein MAECLAARLASQEEQIQLLTKEISSLRDGLSRGLDAAFVAGVSPELESLRTENEKLRYRLLHLRRGLRAELELEEARGKRQQGVKCGKAPEKNTSKEPQTNNRTDNKVATPDTKPGDRNKKEKKQDKGQGGGGQKPMPGYIAERLSLYEELKRESDALLAKKAADSKPVTVELPDGRKVAGKAWLTTPYQLACDISQGLADNAVISRVNGELWDLDRPLEQDCSLEILRFDNEDAQAVYWHSSAHILGEAMENFYGGCLCYGPPIENGFYYDMFLDGQKGVSSTEFGDLETLCKAVVKEKQPFERLEIRKETLLKMFKYNKFKCRILNEKVTTPTTTVYRCGPLIDLCRGPHVRHTGKIKAMKIYKNSATYWEGRSDMETLQRIYGISFPDSKMLKEWERFQEEAKNRDHRKIGKDQELFFFHDLSPGSCFFLPRGAYIYNTLTEFIRDEYWRRGFQEVASPNIYNSKLWETSGHWQHYSENMFSFPVEEDIFALKPMNCPGHCLMFSHRPRSWRELPLRLADFGVLHRNELSGTLTGLTRVRRFQQDDAHIFCTMDQIESEMKGCLDFLRCVYDVFGFSFQLHLSTRPEKYLGDIAVWNQAEKQLENSLNEFGEPWKLNPGDGAFYGPKIDIKIKDAIGRYHQCATIQLDFQLPIRFNLTFVGKDGDDKARPVIIHRAILGSVERMIAILTENYAGKWPLWVSPRQVMLVPVNPSCEDYAKRVCKQFTEAGFMADADLDSGCLLNKKIRNAQMAQYNFILVVGEKEKMTNGVNVRTRDNKVHGELSVAEVLARLTLLKQSRCRNAEEEF, from the exons ATGGCGGAGTGCCTGGCTGCACGTTTGGCCTCCCAGGAGGAGCAAATTCAGCTCCTCACCAAGGAAATCTCCTCTCTCCGGGATGGATTAAGTCGAGGTCTGGATGCCGCCTTTGTTGCGGGGGTCTCCCCGGAGCTGGAGAGCCTGCGGACCGAGAATGAGAAGCTCAGGTACCGGCTCCTGCACCTCCGGCGGGGTCTGCGTgcggagctggagctggaggaggcgcGGGGCAAGAGACAACAAGGAGTGAAGTGTGGCAAAGCGCCGGAGAAAAACACCAGCAAAGAGCCGCAGACAAACAACCGAACTGATAACAAG GTGGCAACCCCGGATACCAAACCAGGTGACAGgaacaagaaggagaagaagcaggaTAAGGGAcaaggaggtggaggt CAGAAGCCCATGCCTGGATACATTGCAGAGCGCCTAAGCCTCTACGAGGAGCTGAAGAGGGAGAGTGACGCCCTGCTGGCAAAGAAAGCTGCAGACAGCAAGCCCGTTACTGTGGAGCTGCCAGACGGACGCAAGGTGGCGGGCAAGGCTTGGCTCACCACACCATACCAGTTGGCTTGTGACATCAG CCAAGGCCTGGCTGACAACGCTGTGATTTCTCGGGTGAATGGGGAGCTTTGGGACCTGGACAGACCTCTCGAGCAGGACTGCTCTCTTGAGATCTTGCGCTTTGACAATGAGGATGCTCAGGCT GTGTATTGGCACTCCAGTGCTCACATCCTGGGGGAGGCAATGGAGAACTTTTATGGAGGTTGTTTGTGTTATGGACCCCCCATTGAGAATGGTTTCTACTACGACATGTTCCTGGATGGACAGAA AGGAGTGTCCAGCACTGAGTTTGGGGACCTGGAGACTTTGTGCAAGGCTGTGGTGAAGGAAAAACAGCCCTTTGAGAGGCTTGAGATCAGGAAGGAGACACTGCTGAAGATGTttaag TACAACAAATTCAAGTGCCGCATTCTGAATGAGAAAGTCACCACCCCCACCACTACAGTCTACAG ATGCGGGCCCTTGATTGACTTGTGCAGAGGTCCCCATGTAAGACACACAGGCAAGATCAAGGCCATGAAGATCTACAAG AACTCTGCAACCTACTGGGAGGGGCGCTCCGACATGGAGACTCTGCAGAGGATCTATGGGATTTCCTTCCCTGACTCAAAGATGCTGAAGGAGTGGGAACGTTTTCAGGAGGAGGCCAAGAATAGAGACCATCGCAAGATTGGCAAA GATCAGGAGCTGTTCTTCTTCCATGATCTCAGCCCTGGCAGTTGTTTCTTCTTGCCACGTGGAGCCTACATCtacaacacactcacagagttCATCAGG gATGAGTACTGGAGAAGAGGTTTTCAGGAAGTAGCCTCCCCCAACATCTATAACAGCAAACTGTGGGAGACATCTGGCCACTGGCAACACTACAGCGAAAACATGTTCTCCTTCCCTGTGGAAGAGGACATCTTTGCACTCAAGCCCATGAACTGCCCCGGGCACTG TCTCATGTTCAGCCACAGGCCTCGCTCATGGAGGGAGCTTCCTCTGAGGCTGGCAGATTTCGGGGTCCTCCACAGGAATGAGCTGTCAGGAACACTAACTGGGCTGACCAGAGTACGGCGTTTCCAGCAGGATGATGCTCACATTTTCTGCACCATGGATCAG aTTGAGTCAGAGATGAAGGGCTGCCTTGACTTCCTCCGCTGTGTATACGATGTGTTCGGATTCTCCTTCCAGCTTCACCTCTCCACTCGTCCAGAGAAGTACCTGGGCGACATCGCTGTGTGGAACCAGGCCGAGAAG CAACTGGAGAACAGCCTGAATGAGTTTGGGGAGCCATGGAAACTCAACCCTGGAGACGGTGCTTTTTATGGACCCAAG ATTGACATTAAGATCAAAGATGCAATTGGACGTTACCACCAGTGTGCGACCATTCAGCTGGACTTCCAGCTGCCTATCCGCTTCAACCTGACCTTTGTGGG GAAGGATGGGGATGACAAAGCCCGACCAGTCATCATCCATCGTGCCATCTTGGGCTCAGTGGAGAGAATGATTGCCATTCTCACAGAGAACTATGCAGGGAAATG GCCTCTGTGGGTCTCTCCACGTCAGGTAATGTTGGTGCCTGTCAACCCCTCCTGTGAGGATTACGCCAAAAGG GTGTGTAAGCAGTTTACAGAAGCTGGTTTCATGGCAGATGCTGACCTGGACTCTGGCTGTCTTCTCAATAAGAAAATCCGTAACGCTCAGATGGCCCAATATAACTTCATTCTTG
- the tars3 gene encoding threonine--tRNA ligase 1, cytoplasmic isoform X3: MAECLAARLASQEEQIQLLTKEISSLRDGLSRGLDAAFVAGVSPELESLRTENEKLRYRLLHLRRGLRAELELEEARGKRQQGVKCGKAPEKNTSKEPQTNNRTDNKVATPDTKPGDRNKKEKKQDKGQGGGGVKEQKPMPGYIAERLSLYEELKRESDALLAKKAADSKPVTVELPDGRKVAGKAWLTTPYQLACDISQGLADNAVISRVNGELWDLDRPLEQDCSLEILRFDNEDAQAVYWHSSAHILGEAMENFYGGCLCYGPPIENGFYYDMFLDGQKGVSSTEFGDLETLCKAVVKEKQPFERLEIRKETLLKMFKYNKFKCRILNEKVTTPTTTVYRCGPLIDLCRGPHVRHTGKIKAMKIYKNSATYWEGRSDMETLQRIYGISFPDSKMLKEWERFQEEAKNRDHRKIGKDQELFFFHDLSPGSCFFLPRGAYIYNTLTEFIRDEYWRRGFQEVASPNIYNSKLWETSGHWQHYSENMFSFPVEEDIFALKPMNCPGHCLMFSHRPRSWRELPLRLADFGVLHRNELSGTLTGLTRVRRFQQDDAHIFCTMDQIESEMKGCLDFLRCVYDVFGFSFQLHLSTRPEKYLGDIAVWNQAEKQLENSLNEFGEPWKLNPGDGAFYGPKIDIKIKDAIGRYHQCATIQLDFQLPIRFNLTFVGKDGDDKARPVIIHRAILGSVERMIAILTENYAGKWPLWVSPRQVMLVPVNPSCEDYAKRVCKQFTEAGFMADADLDSGCLLNKKIRNAQMAQYNFILVVGEKEKMTNGVNVRTRDNKVHGELSVAEVLARLTLLKQSRCRNAEEEF; this comes from the exons ATGGCGGAGTGCCTGGCTGCACGTTTGGCCTCCCAGGAGGAGCAAATTCAGCTCCTCACCAAGGAAATCTCCTCTCTCCGGGATGGATTAAGTCGAGGTCTGGATGCCGCCTTTGTTGCGGGGGTCTCCCCGGAGCTGGAGAGCCTGCGGACCGAGAATGAGAAGCTCAGGTACCGGCTCCTGCACCTCCGGCGGGGTCTGCGTgcggagctggagctggaggaggcgcGGGGCAAGAGACAACAAGGAGTGAAGTGTGGCAAAGCGCCGGAGAAAAACACCAGCAAAGAGCCGCAGACAAACAACCGAACTGATAACAAG GTGGCAACCCCGGATACCAAACCAGGTGACAGgaacaagaaggagaagaagcaggaTAAGGGAcaaggaggtggaggtgtgaAAGAG CAGAAGCCCATGCCTGGATACATTGCAGAGCGCCTAAGCCTCTACGAGGAGCTGAAGAGGGAGAGTGACGCCCTGCTGGCAAAGAAAGCTGCAGACAGCAAGCCCGTTACTGTGGAGCTGCCAGACGGACGCAAGGTGGCGGGCAAGGCTTGGCTCACCACACCATACCAGTTGGCTTGTGACATCAG CCAAGGCCTGGCTGACAACGCTGTGATTTCTCGGGTGAATGGGGAGCTTTGGGACCTGGACAGACCTCTCGAGCAGGACTGCTCTCTTGAGATCTTGCGCTTTGACAATGAGGATGCTCAGGCT GTGTATTGGCACTCCAGTGCTCACATCCTGGGGGAGGCAATGGAGAACTTTTATGGAGGTTGTTTGTGTTATGGACCCCCCATTGAGAATGGTTTCTACTACGACATGTTCCTGGATGGACAGAA AGGAGTGTCCAGCACTGAGTTTGGGGACCTGGAGACTTTGTGCAAGGCTGTGGTGAAGGAAAAACAGCCCTTTGAGAGGCTTGAGATCAGGAAGGAGACACTGCTGAAGATGTttaag TACAACAAATTCAAGTGCCGCATTCTGAATGAGAAAGTCACCACCCCCACCACTACAGTCTACAG ATGCGGGCCCTTGATTGACTTGTGCAGAGGTCCCCATGTAAGACACACAGGCAAGATCAAGGCCATGAAGATCTACAAG AACTCTGCAACCTACTGGGAGGGGCGCTCCGACATGGAGACTCTGCAGAGGATCTATGGGATTTCCTTCCCTGACTCAAAGATGCTGAAGGAGTGGGAACGTTTTCAGGAGGAGGCCAAGAATAGAGACCATCGCAAGATTGGCAAA GATCAGGAGCTGTTCTTCTTCCATGATCTCAGCCCTGGCAGTTGTTTCTTCTTGCCACGTGGAGCCTACATCtacaacacactcacagagttCATCAGG gATGAGTACTGGAGAAGAGGTTTTCAGGAAGTAGCCTCCCCCAACATCTATAACAGCAAACTGTGGGAGACATCTGGCCACTGGCAACACTACAGCGAAAACATGTTCTCCTTCCCTGTGGAAGAGGACATCTTTGCACTCAAGCCCATGAACTGCCCCGGGCACTG TCTCATGTTCAGCCACAGGCCTCGCTCATGGAGGGAGCTTCCTCTGAGGCTGGCAGATTTCGGGGTCCTCCACAGGAATGAGCTGTCAGGAACACTAACTGGGCTGACCAGAGTACGGCGTTTCCAGCAGGATGATGCTCACATTTTCTGCACCATGGATCAG aTTGAGTCAGAGATGAAGGGCTGCCTTGACTTCCTCCGCTGTGTATACGATGTGTTCGGATTCTCCTTCCAGCTTCACCTCTCCACTCGTCCAGAGAAGTACCTGGGCGACATCGCTGTGTGGAACCAGGCCGAGAAG CAACTGGAGAACAGCCTGAATGAGTTTGGGGAGCCATGGAAACTCAACCCTGGAGACGGTGCTTTTTATGGACCCAAG ATTGACATTAAGATCAAAGATGCAATTGGACGTTACCACCAGTGTGCGACCATTCAGCTGGACTTCCAGCTGCCTATCCGCTTCAACCTGACCTTTGTGGG GAAGGATGGGGATGACAAAGCCCGACCAGTCATCATCCATCGTGCCATCTTGGGCTCAGTGGAGAGAATGATTGCCATTCTCACAGAGAACTATGCAGGGAAATG GCCTCTGTGGGTCTCTCCACGTCAGGTAATGTTGGTGCCTGTCAACCCCTCCTGTGAGGATTACGCCAAAAGG GTGTGTAAGCAGTTTACAGAAGCTGGTTTCATGGCAGATGCTGACCTGGACTCTGGCTGTCTTCTCAATAAGAAAATCCGTAACGCTCAGATGGCCCAATATAACTTCATTCTTG
- the tars3 gene encoding threonine--tRNA ligase 1, cytoplasmic isoform X1: MAECLAARLASQEEQIQLLTKEISSLRDGLSRGLDAAFVAGVSPELESLRTENEKLRYRLLHLRRGLRAELELEEARGKRQQGVKCGKAPEKNTSKEPQTNNRTDNKVVATPDTKPGDRNKKEKKQDKGQGGGGVKEQKPMPGYIAERLSLYEELKRESDALLAKKAADSKPVTVELPDGRKVAGKAWLTTPYQLACDISQGLADNAVISRVNGELWDLDRPLEQDCSLEILRFDNEDAQAVYWHSSAHILGEAMENFYGGCLCYGPPIENGFYYDMFLDGQKGVSSTEFGDLETLCKAVVKEKQPFERLEIRKETLLKMFKYNKFKCRILNEKVTTPTTTVYRCGPLIDLCRGPHVRHTGKIKAMKIYKNSATYWEGRSDMETLQRIYGISFPDSKMLKEWERFQEEAKNRDHRKIGKDQELFFFHDLSPGSCFFLPRGAYIYNTLTEFIRDEYWRRGFQEVASPNIYNSKLWETSGHWQHYSENMFSFPVEEDIFALKPMNCPGHCLMFSHRPRSWRELPLRLADFGVLHRNELSGTLTGLTRVRRFQQDDAHIFCTMDQIESEMKGCLDFLRCVYDVFGFSFQLHLSTRPEKYLGDIAVWNQAEKQLENSLNEFGEPWKLNPGDGAFYGPKIDIKIKDAIGRYHQCATIQLDFQLPIRFNLTFVGKDGDDKARPVIIHRAILGSVERMIAILTENYAGKWPLWVSPRQVMLVPVNPSCEDYAKRVCKQFTEAGFMADADLDSGCLLNKKIRNAQMAQYNFILVVGEKEKMTNGVNVRTRDNKVHGELSVAEVLARLTLLKQSRCRNAEEEF; the protein is encoded by the exons ATGGCGGAGTGCCTGGCTGCACGTTTGGCCTCCCAGGAGGAGCAAATTCAGCTCCTCACCAAGGAAATCTCCTCTCTCCGGGATGGATTAAGTCGAGGTCTGGATGCCGCCTTTGTTGCGGGGGTCTCCCCGGAGCTGGAGAGCCTGCGGACCGAGAATGAGAAGCTCAGGTACCGGCTCCTGCACCTCCGGCGGGGTCTGCGTgcggagctggagctggaggaggcgcGGGGCAAGAGACAACAAGGAGTGAAGTGTGGCAAAGCGCCGGAGAAAAACACCAGCAAAGAGCCGCAGACAAACAACCGAACTGATAACAAGGTA GTGGCAACCCCGGATACCAAACCAGGTGACAGgaacaagaaggagaagaagcaggaTAAGGGAcaaggaggtggaggtgtgaAAGAG CAGAAGCCCATGCCTGGATACATTGCAGAGCGCCTAAGCCTCTACGAGGAGCTGAAGAGGGAGAGTGACGCCCTGCTGGCAAAGAAAGCTGCAGACAGCAAGCCCGTTACTGTGGAGCTGCCAGACGGACGCAAGGTGGCGGGCAAGGCTTGGCTCACCACACCATACCAGTTGGCTTGTGACATCAG CCAAGGCCTGGCTGACAACGCTGTGATTTCTCGGGTGAATGGGGAGCTTTGGGACCTGGACAGACCTCTCGAGCAGGACTGCTCTCTTGAGATCTTGCGCTTTGACAATGAGGATGCTCAGGCT GTGTATTGGCACTCCAGTGCTCACATCCTGGGGGAGGCAATGGAGAACTTTTATGGAGGTTGTTTGTGTTATGGACCCCCCATTGAGAATGGTTTCTACTACGACATGTTCCTGGATGGACAGAA AGGAGTGTCCAGCACTGAGTTTGGGGACCTGGAGACTTTGTGCAAGGCTGTGGTGAAGGAAAAACAGCCCTTTGAGAGGCTTGAGATCAGGAAGGAGACACTGCTGAAGATGTttaag TACAACAAATTCAAGTGCCGCATTCTGAATGAGAAAGTCACCACCCCCACCACTACAGTCTACAG ATGCGGGCCCTTGATTGACTTGTGCAGAGGTCCCCATGTAAGACACACAGGCAAGATCAAGGCCATGAAGATCTACAAG AACTCTGCAACCTACTGGGAGGGGCGCTCCGACATGGAGACTCTGCAGAGGATCTATGGGATTTCCTTCCCTGACTCAAAGATGCTGAAGGAGTGGGAACGTTTTCAGGAGGAGGCCAAGAATAGAGACCATCGCAAGATTGGCAAA GATCAGGAGCTGTTCTTCTTCCATGATCTCAGCCCTGGCAGTTGTTTCTTCTTGCCACGTGGAGCCTACATCtacaacacactcacagagttCATCAGG gATGAGTACTGGAGAAGAGGTTTTCAGGAAGTAGCCTCCCCCAACATCTATAACAGCAAACTGTGGGAGACATCTGGCCACTGGCAACACTACAGCGAAAACATGTTCTCCTTCCCTGTGGAAGAGGACATCTTTGCACTCAAGCCCATGAACTGCCCCGGGCACTG TCTCATGTTCAGCCACAGGCCTCGCTCATGGAGGGAGCTTCCTCTGAGGCTGGCAGATTTCGGGGTCCTCCACAGGAATGAGCTGTCAGGAACACTAACTGGGCTGACCAGAGTACGGCGTTTCCAGCAGGATGATGCTCACATTTTCTGCACCATGGATCAG aTTGAGTCAGAGATGAAGGGCTGCCTTGACTTCCTCCGCTGTGTATACGATGTGTTCGGATTCTCCTTCCAGCTTCACCTCTCCACTCGTCCAGAGAAGTACCTGGGCGACATCGCTGTGTGGAACCAGGCCGAGAAG CAACTGGAGAACAGCCTGAATGAGTTTGGGGAGCCATGGAAACTCAACCCTGGAGACGGTGCTTTTTATGGACCCAAG ATTGACATTAAGATCAAAGATGCAATTGGACGTTACCACCAGTGTGCGACCATTCAGCTGGACTTCCAGCTGCCTATCCGCTTCAACCTGACCTTTGTGGG GAAGGATGGGGATGACAAAGCCCGACCAGTCATCATCCATCGTGCCATCTTGGGCTCAGTGGAGAGAATGATTGCCATTCTCACAGAGAACTATGCAGGGAAATG GCCTCTGTGGGTCTCTCCACGTCAGGTAATGTTGGTGCCTGTCAACCCCTCCTGTGAGGATTACGCCAAAAGG GTGTGTAAGCAGTTTACAGAAGCTGGTTTCATGGCAGATGCTGACCTGGACTCTGGCTGTCTTCTCAATAAGAAAATCCGTAACGCTCAGATGGCCCAATATAACTTCATTCTTG
- the ulk3 gene encoding serine/threonine-protein kinase ULK3 has translation MASTSSFAPPKLADFILTERLGSGTYATVYKAYRKGDSREVVAVKVVAKKTLNKASTENLLTEIEILKTMRHPHIVQLKDFQWDAENIYLILEWCSGGDLSRFIRSRRILPERVARRFLQQMACALQFLHERNISHLDLKPQNILLSGSVLKLADFGFAQYMSPWDEQSVLRGSPLYMAPEMVCRRQYDSRVDLWSVGVILYETLFGRAPFASRSYAELEEKIRSNQPIELPPGARVSKDCRDLLLRLLERNPDARITFAEFFTHPFVDLEHMPSVESLVKAKELVLQAIQKDQEGERSAALCLYCSALEHFVPAIHYETDRQRKDALRQKVSQYVSRAEELKALVASDNRLSFEEAQTSRDVLREMSRDQPRLLAALEMASTAMAKEESGLDDHETLDVYQQCLGELLLALAAEPQGRRRELLHSEIKSLMTRAEYLKKHIKMQEAQRDVSLDREPLADSVRSSCCLQ, from the exons ATGGCTTCAACCTCCAGCTTTGCGCCTCCAAAACTGGCTGACTTCATCCTCACAGAGCGGCTGGGCAGTGGCACCTATGCCACAGTCTACAAAGCCTACAGAAAG GGGGACAGTCGAGAGGTGGTGGCAGTGAAGGTGGTTGCGAAGAAGACTCTAAACAAGGCATCTACAGAAAACCTGCTCACAGAGATTGAAATCCTCAAGACTATGCGTCACCCTCATATAGTCCAGCTGAAAGACTTTCAG TGGGATGCTGAGAATATATATCTGATCCTGGAGTGGTGCTCTGGTGGAGATCTCTCCCGCTTCATTCGCAGTCGCAGGATTTTACCTGAGAGGGTGGCCCGGCGCTTCCTGCAACAGATGG CCTGTGCCCTCCAGTTTCTTCATGAGCGAAACATCTCACACCTGGACTTGAAACCCCAGAATATTCTGCTCAGCGGCTCTGTCCTCAAACTAGCAG ATTTTGGTTTCGCTCAGTACATGTCACCATGGGATGAGCAGAGTGTGCTGAGGGGTTCTCCTCTTTACATGGCTCCTGAGATGGTGTGCCGACGCCAATATGACTCCAGGGTAGATCTCTGGTCAGTAGGGGTCATTCTTTATG agaCACTGTTTGGGCGAGCACCATTTGCATCAAGGTCATACGCTGAACTGGAGGAGAAGATCCGGAGTAACCAACCTATTGAG CTCCCTCCTGGGGCCAGGGTATCCAAGGACTGCAGAGACCTTCTGTTGCGGCTGCTAGAGAGAAATCCAGATGCCCGGATCACCTTTGCAGAGTTCTTCACCCACCCTTTTGTGGATTTGGAGCACATGCCGAGTGTAGAGAGCCTGGTAAAAGCG AAAGAGCTGGTCCTGCAGGCCATTCAGAAGGACCAGGAGGGTGAGaggtctgctgctctctgtctttacTGCAGCGCCCTTGAGCACTTTGTCCCTGCCATTCACT ACGAGACAGACCGACAACGTAAAGATGCCCTCAGGCAGAAG GTCAGCCAGTATGTGTCCAGAGCCGAGGAGCTGAAAGCCCTGGTGGCCTCCGACAACAGACTGAGCTTTGAGGAGGCCCAGACCTCCAGGGATGTCCTCAGAG AAATGTCTCGAGACCAACCACGACTGCTGGCTGCTCTGGAGATGGCCTCTACTGCCATGGCTAAG GAGGAGAGTGGATTGGATGACCATGAGACCCTGGATGTGTACCAACAGTGCTTAGGTGAACTGCTGTTGGCGCTGGCAG CCGAGCCCCAGGGCCGCAGGAGAGAGCTGCTCCACAGTGAG ATTAAAAGCCTCATGACCAGAGCTGAATACCTCAAAAAGCATATCAAG atgcAGGAGGCTCAGAGGGACGTGTCTCTGGATCGAGAACCTCTTGCAGACTCTGTCAGAAGCT cTTGCTGTTTGCAGTAA